In the genome of Carya illinoinensis cultivar Pawnee chromosome 13, C.illinoinensisPawnee_v1, whole genome shotgun sequence, the window tttaactttgactattcatatcaaatttttgtattgaattatctatttatttattatatagtaatgagtaattaataatttaaaaaatatttaattttttaattatcaatttatttaattttatcatgttttattatttaatttaaagaaactgaCAAAAGTTTATAGAtgtaaatgaagaaaaaataaagagtgttataaaaaataataaaataaatatttgatatatgtaccatatttattaaatatagttttaattttaaatttaatgtaaataaaaattactataACAAAATTTTGGATAATCCAATATGATAGTTTTTGTTGTCTCATTATGTATTTGaaggcttttattttttattttgaacaatgttacatacagttgtGGAATTATAAACGTTgcgtaatcgttttaaaaaaagcaagatctacgattaaaaaattaattttttatgtgagttctatattaatttaatttttttaaataattatatgtcatttacacaacaattataaatattatttctcttttatttgttATGTTTGACTATTTCATCAATAGTGCTGACTGTTTGAATTCCAGTTTGAAGAATAGATTTTATTGTCAgatgaagagagggagagaaaataaataaagagtcgGTTTGATGTTACCAAAATCAAATGCAGACAATTTGTGTTAAAAATATCTACATGTCACAATATTAGTGGCCGGTGCTAAAATGAGTTTCTAACCCTGCTGGAGgtttttgtcatatttttttctctctgcagGTGGTGTGGGGTTTCAGAAATCAGTTTAGAAACTTGCACGACACCTGTCATTCTCTTGTTGGTTCTCTGACAACGACGCACAAAGGCCTCGGCTACAAGCCTACAACCTCCCCTCCTCAATAAAATAAcgctaaaaattaaaacaaaaaacgaCAATTACGAAAACATCACACTCACACTCGCGATCACGAACTCTCTCTCGCAGAGGGTGGTGAActgtgaagaaagtgagagtcTCTTCACACTCTCTCTCGCGCGCGCACTTATAATCTCTCTCTCAGATCAGATCGGAACTTCCGAACCCCAACTTCTGAAGTTTTCGTCCAGTTTGTGTATACCTGATCCATTCTGTTCAATTCATTTCCCACTCAGTCTATAATGCAGatcatatatacataatatattagataGGAGATTGAATTTGGATTAGTAGATTGGGGGTTGAATTTGGGAGAAATGGCTTGTGTAAAAGGAGTGGATAGATTGGCGTCAGTGGCGTTGGCGCCGGACTCGCCCTACATGGCGGCGGGGACAATGGCCGGGGCTGTGGATCTGTCTTTCAGCTCTTCCGCGAGCCTCGAGATCTTCAAGCTTGATTTCCAGTCCGACGATTGGGAGCTTCCTCTTATCGGCGAGTCGCCGAGCTCCGAGCGCTTCAACCGCCTCTCCTGGGGCAAGGCCGCTGCCGGATCCGCTTCCGAGCAGTTCTCTCTCGGTCTCATCGCAGGTGGACTTGTTGACGGTACCATTGATGTCTGGAACCCCCTCGCTCTGATCCGGTAATTGTTTTGTTGATACTCtttgatttgttttgtggaAGTTTTTGAGTTTAATTGAATTGGTTTGGGGGAGTTTGTTTTTGAAAGTCAAGCGGAAATTTGTAATGCGCACGCATTTTTTCGTAAAGCGCATACATTTTTTCGTAAAAAGTTGGAAGATTTAATTGACGGCACCCAGtcaaatgataaaatatctGGTGTCGGATTGAATGTTTGAAAGGTGGGGATTTTATATGACTCATCTCCGTAGAGGGGTTTTCGGTTTCTATTTAATTCAAGTGTgggggtttttctttttctttttctttttctatttttctccatttgttaccattttagtttttttttttttttttattggtaaacaagATTTTAGTGGTCATGAAaataggcaagagcccaagtacgtgggacatatacaagagcgtTTGCCTAGGCGTGACCATTTTAAAATTGAAGCAGACTTTGTACTTCGGACGCATTCTTAAACTGTACACGGTCCCCTGAtgaataattcatatttttaatatttttaacggCCTCGCAaggtttttttattcttctttttaataTGGTGGTTGGCTGCTGGGACTTATGCGTTCATgtgattaaaattttttctttgagaTTCATGTTGGGGTGTGGATTGGATTATTGGTAGTTTTGCAGCCAGAAATGGTTCTAACAAGTCTCTGGAACCTCTCTAGCAGTTAAGAAGCGTTAGAAAGGATTTGAGAAGGAATCTGGAAGAAGATAGCATTTAGTGGAAGAGGGTGGATGCAATTTTCGGGTCTGTGATTTGAGTTATTAGGtgcggtttggatagtgagctgagatgagatggttttagatgaaagttgaataaaatattgttataatattattttttaatggattttgatttcttaatgataattaatttttcattacATCACTCATAGGTGCTTGTATATGAaccatgtacttgggcttttgcctattcttactatcaataaaattttatttattgataaaaaaaaatgataattaatttttcattacaacttgtttgggaaggaaaatgggttttttttttttttttttagtttcttgaTATGTGTTTTGGATAGAGACCATGTGCACTCTACTGGGGgcaaatgttattttgaaatttcagcATTTGTTTGTTTGGTGTTTACCTGATTCTTATATTTCATTACTGAATTGAATTGGCTACCCATATCTTCTTATTTGCTCTATATACAGGATGGATCTTAATATTGGACGCTTCTGTTCCAGATCTTtcctttttttgaattttatggtttttgtgTTCTTTAGACTTGTATAATATGTCACTAGAAAGTGCTGTTGAACgtgaatcatcatcatcatctccccCCCTCTGTGTCTGTGTCCTTTGGTTCTCCTGATTGATTCTGTGTTAAGGGGATTTGGCAGTTGATGGTAACTAAAGACTCCATGCCGTTCAACAACTAGAGAGAAAAAAGGACTGGAAAAAATGGCTCAGATGAGTCTTATTGTGTTTTTGTTACTTTTTCTTCATGTATTTATGCGTGAATCTACTCATCAGGAAAAACAAACTTACTCTTGGATCTATATAGTCAATTTATATTataccttttcttttctttttcttcagggAGAAGACAGGTGAGTCTCACCCTTTTAGTAAGGGTTTTTGGCAAGTTATTAAAACAGATTATTGTTTTTGCATTGCTTGCTAGAATTCCTGGTAGAAGATGTTTTCTTTTACTGTTTTTCTTATCTTCCTTCTGTCTCTATTAGGGCTTTTGTTATGAGTATGCTGATCTCAATGAGTTCCAGTCAATCAATTACTGCATAAGTGTGCTGTTTTGGATAGTTCTTCGCTTCCTTCTATACATCATTGCTGTATTTGTTGTTTTTACCTTTTTCCTCAGTGCTGAAGCAAATGAAAATGCTCTTGTTGGACATCTCTTGCGGCATAAAGGACCAGTAAATACTCTACTTTTGCATTATGTCAGCCTTATATTTGTTGATGTTTTTTCAGCCCTTGGTCAGTTTTGATGGTTATCAAATTGTCACTATATTGAACTGATAAAAGAAAGATCATTCTATATTGGGcgttttcttttcaatttaggTACGTGGTCTTGAATTTAATGGCATTACACCAAACCTGCTTGCATCTGGGGCTGACGATGGTGAAATTTGCATCTGGGATTTGGCAAACCCTACAGAACCTTCACATTTTCCACCCCTGCGGGTATGTAGTGCTAGTTGTAACTCCTGTATATGAAGTCTTTTCTCAATAGGTTCTACAATTTCCTGGGGCATGCTTATgtgttctctctcttcttcttttgtgGCAAAATTTAGGTTGGGTTGGGGGTGTAGCTTATAGGTTGGGTTGGGGctccgtttggatgttgaggtgagttgagatgagttgagttttttatgaataatagtgagttgagatgatgtagtgagttttgtggagcccacctaagatgagtttagatgtgtttggatattaagatgagtttagatgtatttatgggaagttgaaaaaggttgtgggtcccatgtgtaaagaggttttgagttgagatgagtttagtgatttgagaattgagtatttggatgttaaactcagtttaaaattagactgaacagTCTAAGTTCCAAATGGGGCCTTAGTTGCTTGcccaattatttattttgggaCCAAGATCTGGACATATTTTGATTCCAGCCaactctctctcgctctctctctctctctctctctctctctctctctctctctctctctctctctctcacatcttATATCTTTATGCAGGGTGGCAATCCTGCTGTGCAGGGAGAAATTTCGTTTTTATCTTGGAATAGTAAGGTTCAACATATATTGGCATCCACATCATATAGTGGGACAACTGGTGAGGAAGGAATAtagtttttgaattattttttctatttaactTCTGTAATGTGTTCCATTTTTTCTGTCTAGTGGTTTGGGACCTaaagaagcaaaaacaagtTATAAGGTAATCTTTTCACTACTGATGCGATGTATTCTCTGTGTGTGCATGCTGTTTTGTAAAAGTGCCAGTCTGATACAATCTCTCAAAATGATCTTTTTAAACACCTCACATGGCCTCTGTCTACTTACAGCTTTTCAGACTCGGTTAGAAGGCGGTGCTCTGTTTTGCAGTGGAATCCTGATTTTGCAACTCATCTTGTTGTTGCATCGGATGAAGATACTTCACCCTCCGTGAGGGTATTGTGTTTGCGACTGATGTTGACTTTAATTAGGCTTAAAtgtcttttgaagttatgtAATTAGAAAAAGTTAAGTTTTTTATTCATTGGTTTACTGTGATGTTTGTCCAAGCAGCTGTGGGATGTGCGAAATGTAATGTCACCACTTAAAGAGTTCACGGGACATACTAAAGGTAACGATGATTGTGCGAagacatttctttttttaatttacttatGTTTTATCAGTTTCATTTCAGATAAATGCTGTTTTGGGCTATCATTAGCTATGCATTTGTTGTCAAAATTTTGTTTCTATACCCACCATACCAACATATGATCTAGAATTATCCAATTTGACTGGACAGCAGTTGCCAGTTAATATTGCTATGCTTCTTATTAGAAATTTTTgccatttatatatttaattggtgggaaattatttttgttttccttaagGATGATCTTTTGATGCAACAAGTAGTATGGCAGCCCACAAATTGCAGAATGCGGAAGATGGTTCTTATATGTCTTGTctaatgtggtgtatttggagggaaatGAATGATAGGATTTTTGAAGATTGAGAGCAGATGATGGAGTGTAGAATTTCCTTTTCAATACTTCGTTCTTTTGGGTTACTTTTATAGATTTTAATAGGATGAGcttcgattattttttttttttattatttctaatcAACTGTTCCTCATGTATACTTCATGTAAGTGGGccataattttcttattttttttcatatttctaactAAGGAGTTACATCAGGCATAACCTGAACCTAACCTCTATATGTGCACATTTGTATAACCTGAACCTAACCTCTATATGTGCACATTTGTGCGTGTACACACACAGATTATCAATGAGTGCAGTAGCTATGTATGCATGATTAAGTGGGAACTTCCCAAAGAAATCGACTCCATCACAAAAGGATCGACGTTCTCCAAGCAAGAGTTTGATTCTTATGATTAATATTGTTTGATGCTTATGACAATTGCACCTGGtttcatttttaaatgatgtcataaagtttgataatttttaattttgaatccTTATTAATTGATGCTTGATTGTATTTGTCACTAAATGCCACATTTCTAGACTGTAATGCCTTATCTTTTGCTTTATAATCCCTTACATGTATGTAAAGGTTTGAACTCCTATCTGTTTTTCTGGTTGCTACTGATTGGAGCAATAGTTATGCTTTTAATGCTACACATTGTTCTAGCTATGCTGTTCCTATACTTCCCCCACATCCAGTTGTAACATTGTCATCATATTTTGTCATGCATGTACTGCACTAGGTATAATTGCGATGGCGTGGTGTCCTGTTGACAGTTCCTATTTGATTACTTGTGCCAAAGATAATCGAACTATTTGCTGGGACACTGTTTCTGGGGAGGTATGAACTCTGGCATTCCTTACCATGGTCCCGCGATTTTATAATGAATTCTATTGAATTATGATTTTCTCCTGGGTTTTGCCACGTTGATCCTTCTTCATATACATTTTGACTCAGATTGTCTGTGAGTTGCCCGCTGGCACCAACTGGAATTTTGATGTACACTGGTATCCAAAGATGCCTGGGGTCATATCAGCATCTTCATTTGATGGAAAAGTTGGCTTTTATAACATTGAGGTATCTACCTTTTTTTTCGTGGATCTATGCAAATGGTTTTGCTTTATTTTAGTCTCATGGCTACTTATGTCAATTTGGCAACAATTTAATAGAAGCAATTGACCAGAGAAAGTgacactatttttttatattattttatgatctGGCTTGGGCATGTGGAATATAGTTCCTATGAAAATCTGATCTTGAAATTACTAAAGAGGACCAAGACggttttttgcttttatttttgttttctttgtatgTTCTTTTGTTGGTTTTTCCACACTGGTAGAGCTGGTTGACTCTTTCATATAATGGCCTAGCTTGAAATCATCTTTTTTTGCCATCTGTATTCATTGATTTTACATACTCTTTAATAGGGTTGCAGTCGGCATGGTGTTGGCGAGAGTGAGGTTGGTACAGGTAATATATTTCTTACCGATTTAAGTATCATGAACTATATCATCAAATTATGCATAGTGGTTGATAGTGCACTGTATCTATGAGGCACACCACAACTGGTTGGCATGTCAACTTCTTTCTTAAAAGGTTTGGGAGTACAAGACATGGATTCTTTTCTCCAATATGTTAGATCAGTTGGTTATGAAATAAGCAGATTAGATTAGGGGCTTTGTATTTTGTCTTTGGTTTTTGTGCCTTGAACTCAGTTATTGATCCTTTCTCGAAATGGTAGGTTTAAGTTGACTAGAAAGGAATATGACAATTTCTGaattctgattttatttttgttttggaattttaagAGTGTAATTGTTGCAGAAATTATAGTTAACTGTTGAAGAGTGAATTCATatagagaagaagagaaatttCCCAAGCAGTAATTGACGTATTTATGCATGCAAATATACACTTCGTCCTACCCCtaacaacccccccccccccccccccccccccccacaaccaaaaaaaaaaaaatcccttctTGATATATTTTTCTGTAATCGATTTCATTGCCTGTGAAATTCAGTATCCTAGTTACCTTTTATCCATCCATCTCTTCTATGCAGCTCCTCTGAGGGCtccaaaatggtgtaaacgtcCTGTTGGTGTGTCTTTTGGCTTTGGTGGCAAGCTTATGTGGTTTTGCCCTAGGCCCTCTCCGGCAGGTGTGCCAGCTGGTGGTTCAGAGGTATCTTTATTGATGAGTGTCTTTGTTCTGTTAGGATAAATTTGTTTGTTCATTTTTCCCACTTTGTACAGGTTTATGTGCTCAACTTATTAACTGAAGACAGTTTGGTTAGTCGATCATCTGAGTTTGAAACTGCAATAAAAAATGGGGATAGGTCTTCACTGAGGGTACTATGCGATAAAAAATCACTAAAATCTGAGTATGTTACCTTTACTGAGGAATGGATCATTTTcgtctttattttattttatttatttatttatttattttttccctgTCATGAGAAGTTGGCCCATCACTTGTGCATATCTTGATTCCTTTTGAGTTGTTTTAACAGAGCAGAGGATGACCGTGAAACATGGAGCTTCTTGAAGGTTATGTTTGAAGATGATGGGACAGCAAGAACAAAGCTGCTTGCCCACCTAGGTTTCAGTGCCCCTGCTAATGAAAAAGAGTGTGTTCAAGATGCTCTTTCCCAGGAAGTAAATGCACTTGGACTTGAGGATACAGTAACTGAGAAGGTTGGATCTGTGGGTGATACAGAAGCAACCATTTTCCCTGCTGATAATGGTGAAGACTTCTTTAACAATCTCCCTAGCCCCAAGACTGATACGCCATTGTCCACCTCTCGTGGTAACTTTGCTATTGTGGATACTGCACATGATTCGAACCAGTTGCAACAGGAACCAAATGTATTTGAGGAGAGTGCTGACCAAGCATTTGATGATGGCGTCCAACATGCGTTAATTGTTGGAGATTATAAGGGGGCAGTTGCACAGTGCATATCTGCAAATAAAATGGCTGATGCTTTAGTTATTGCTCACGTTGGTGGTGCATCCTTGTGGGAGAGCACTCGTGATCAATACTTTAGGACAAACCTTTCACCTTACCTAAAGGTAGTCCAAATATTCATCTTGAAGAgcttttttctttaactttaaTGAATGTATCAGTCTCGCTGatcttttatttgtattatatttttaaggaCTCTCTCATTACGTGGGCCAGTTTCACTCTCAGGTTGTTTCTGCTATGGTGAACAATGATCTCCTGAGCATTGTCAATACCAGACCCCTGAAATTCTGGAAAGAAACACTTGCTCTTCTCTGTAGTGTAAGTTTCATAACTCTTGACGAGGAAAATGTTCTTTATTTTGAGATtgtaagttatttttttatgtgagatTTGAATAAATTTTCATTAATATCTGAGTAAAGAAATAAGTTATCTTTCTCTTTTTGGGCCATCATGATCTACAGTGTTTTGCAGTTTTGATGTGCATTTTACACACTGCAGTTTTTCTGCCTTTTTCATGTTCATATTAGCCACAGATCATATGTATATCCTTGCATGCCTGATGCCACTGCCCCCGCAGCTGCATTTAGTTGCATGAATTGGCAGAGTGACTCTTCCTTTTTGCAGTGGATTTTTGTGCCTCTTGTGCTTTTaggaatttttttattacttgtcGAAAAAAGTATGGCTCTTGAAACCACGAAATAACAAGTTTCTTTTCTGGATTTATTGTGGATGATATGACCATTTGACCTGATGTTGGCTTCTGCGCCTTAGCCCAAAAAGTCAGACCAGCCAaatccaacatttttttttgttaattttggaTGATAGCTATTGCTTAGTTTATGTGCAAGTGTATGTATTGATCATGGAGTTATTGCATCTAGTACAATTGTTTTGCACTTATCATTAACATTGTTCAATTAACAGTTTGCACAGAGAGAGGAATGGACTATGCTCTGTGACGCACTTGCTTTAAAACTAATGAATGCTGGTAACACGTTGGCTGCTACTCTCTGTTACATATGTGCCGGAAATATTGATAAGACTCTGGAAATTTGGTCAAGGAGTCTTCAAACCGAGCATGAAGGGAAATCCTATGTCGATCTTCTTCAGGTTAATTTGGTACTTTGAGGGGATTTAAACATGTATACTCTGGCCAGAaagcttatttttttctttaattatttgattagGATTTGATGGAAAAGACTATTGTTCTTGTCTTGGCAACTGGGCAAAAGCAATTCAGTGCATCTTTGTATAAGCTTGTTGAGAAGTATGCTGAAATTTTAGCAAGCCAAGGGCTTTTAACAACAGCAATGGAGTACCTTAAACTTTTAGGCTCTGATGGATTGTCACCTGAGCTTGTGATATTAAGAGATCGTATTGCATTCTCTACAGAACCTGGTATGAGCTTTTGGAATATCTTTGATGTAGTGTTTGGAGCCCGTTGGATGcaatatgaatttttttgttattaattttttgtcattttttattttccattttgatttgtaattaaaatggaaaataaCAAGATAGTGGTAAATGGTATTCTTTCTCCAAATATTTGTGCAGATCAAGTCAGGTGTAGCCACAGTTTAGTTGTATCTGGCAGGGCTATCcgttatttcttttctttttttcccctcttttgTTGAATGAAACTTGTTCATGGTTTTTTCCTCTACAaacttgaggattttgatttagttCACCATGGGCTTATCCTTCATTTTAAAATTGCATTCTACTATGTTTGGAAtgttctttaattgtatctatAGGTGACATTACTGTCATTGGTGCACAACAGTAATGCCCTACAAACTTGTtctgaaatattacaaaatggCTGGAGCAATGCCCTAGTAGATTCTCTATTTTGGTGGTTTTAAGGGCTAGGGACAAGGTTCTTCCTCTCATGTAACCAATGGCCAACATCACCTTCTGATGGAGCAAAGCAATACTAGTCTAAGTATCTGTCTGTTTTTTAGCCTTACTTCAATGTTTTTATTGTGGGCCATTCAATTTCTTGTGGTCATTTGCTGATCATTTGGTGAAGAACAAATGCAAGACTTGGGCGTGGGAGAGTAGTATCAATGAGGAACCAACTAGGTTTTGGAAatccttttgattttttttttattttttttatttttattttttgttatctaCTTTGAACTATTTCTGTGGGGAGTGGTCATTACTGATACACATAATTGCTTTTAACCTATGTGCTTGGAATAAGAGAAGGGAAATTAAACCAGAGATGTCTGGTTCCTTCCCCACTGCTTATGCTGACTGGTTTAACTTTTACCAAATTAAACCTAGCAATTTAGTCTCTGCTCAGGCAAGATTGTTCAAGCTGCACGGTGCTTGTGTTTTGTATAGTTATCTCCAATTAATCTTGTATGACAATATCTTGAAATTAGTAGAATCCCATTGTATTGACATTGACATGAAGTCGAACACCATATAAGAAATTTGGTATGTTTTATTTACTATACCGCGAAATAATTCACCTAATAATTAGAACAATTCAGTTTCTGTCAAATCTTTTAAagatggatgatttttctagttATTTTAAAACATCCAACGACTggatggtatttttttttagaagcaAATGTTACCAGATGGTGAACTTCTTCTTAATAACTTACCAAAAAAGGGAATTTTCTTGATTAAGTTATTAGGTAATGGTCTTCTCTCTTTTGCCTCCCTATTTGGTTTCAGTTTATGAATTTCTTTTACATCTGTTGCAGAGAAAGAAGCCACAGGTATGGCCTTTGAGAGCTCTCAAACACAAAGTGCAGCAATATATGGTGCTGATCAATCCAATTTTGGCTTGGTTGATTCCTCTCAATCTTATCAACAGGTTTTCTATCCATGaatctccttttcttttgacATGTGGTGGTTTCAGCTGCTGTCTAATTGCCAACTCTGTTTCGTTACTCTGAGGTTATTCTTATATGTGCATTTTTGCAATGATGTTTGCTGCTTAGGAAACAGCACCATTACATATGCAGCCAAGTGGTCCTAGCAATCCATATGGTGGAAATTATCAGCATCCTGCTAGTTCTCCATATGGAGGGGGATATGGTGCTCCTACCTCATATCAGCCACCAAATATATTCCTTCCATCCCAGACAACTTCCCAGGTACTTTTGTGTTAAAGGCTTGCTCTAGTACTACctaatttcatttatatttgatATATTGACTTTCATTGTAACTTAGCCCTGCTagcatgtttttatttttattttgtagtaTATTTATACTGCCCAAGTGTTACATGAATCAA includes:
- the LOC122291798 gene encoding protein transport protein SEC31 homolog B-like isoform X1, which produces MACVKGVDRLASVALAPDSPYMAAGTMAGAVDLSFSSSASLEIFKLDFQSDDWELPLIGESPSSERFNRLSWGKAAAGSASEQFSLGLIAGGLVDGTIDVWNPLALIRAEANENALVGHLLRHKGPVRGLEFNGITPNLLASGADDGEICIWDLANPTEPSHFPPLRGGNPAVQGEISFLSWNSKVQHILASTSYSGTTVVWDLKKQKQVISFSDSVRRRCSVLQWNPDFATHLVVASDEDTSPSVRLWDVRNVMSPLKEFTGHTKGIIAMAWCPVDSSYLITCAKDNRTICWDTVSGEIVCELPAGTNWNFDVHWYPKMPGVISASSFDGKVGFYNIEGCSRHGVGESEVGTAPLRAPKWCKRPVGVSFGFGGKLMWFCPRPSPAGVPAGGSEVYVLNLLTEDSLVSRSSEFETAIKNGDRSSLRVLCDKKSLKSEAEDDRETWSFLKVMFEDDGTARTKLLAHLGFSAPANEKECVQDALSQEVNALGLEDTVTEKVGSVGDTEATIFPADNGEDFFNNLPSPKTDTPLSTSRGNFAIVDTAHDSNQLQQEPNVFEESADQAFDDGVQHALIVGDYKGAVAQCISANKMADALVIAHVGGASLWESTRDQYFRTNLSPYLKFHSQVVSAMVNNDLLSIVNTRPLKFWKETLALLCSFAQREEWTMLCDALALKLMNAGNTLAATLCYICAGNIDKTLEIWSRSLQTEHEGKSYVDLLQDLMEKTIVLVLATGQKQFSASLYKLVEKYAEILASQGLLTTAMEYLKLLGSDGLSPELVILRDRIAFSTEPEKEATGMAFESSQTQSAAIYGADQSNFGLVDSSQSYQQETAPLHMQPSGPSNPYGGNYQHPASSPYGGGYGAPTSYQPPNIFLPSQTTSQPNFPAPPVTTQPVVRPFIPATPAALKNVEQYHQPTLGSQLYPGATNPTYQPIRPGTGSAAPVTSQPSAFPGHRMPQEVAPTPPPRGFIPVNSGVVQRPGIGSMQPRSPTQAASAQPTVTPAAPPPTVQTVDTSNVPVHQKPVIATLTRLFNETSEALGGSRANATKKREIEDNSRKLGALFAKLNSGDISKNAAEKLVQLCQSLDNGDFSTALQIQVLLTTSEWDECNFWLNTLKRMIKTRQNVRLN
- the LOC122291798 gene encoding protein transport protein SEC31 homolog B-like isoform X2, producing MACVKGVDRLASVALAPDSPYMAAGTMAGAVDLSFSSSASLEIFKLDFQSDDWELPLIGESPSSERFNRLSWGKAAAGSASEQFSLGLIAGGLVDGTIDVWNPLALIRAEANENALVGHLLRHKGPVRGLEFNGITPNLLASGADDGEICIWDLANPTEPSHFPPLRGGNPAVQGEISFLSWNSKVQHILASTSYSGTTVVWDLKKQKQVISFSDSVRRRCSVLQWNPDFATHLVVASDEDTSPSVRLWDVRNVMSPLKEFTGHTKGIIAMAWCPVDSSYLITCAKDNRTICWDTVSGEIVCELPAGTNWNFDVHWYPKMPGVISASSFDGKVGFYNIEGCSRHGVGESEVGTAPLRAPKWCKRPVGVSFGFGGKLMWFCPRPSPAGVPAGGSEVYVLNLLTEDSLVSRSSEFETAIKNGDRSSLRVLCDKKSLKSEAEDDRETWSFLKVMFEDDGTARTKLLAHLGFSAPANEKECVQDALSQEVNALGLEDTVTEKVGSVGDTEATIFPADNGEDFFNNLPSPKTDTPLSTSRGNFAIVDTAHDSNQLQQEPNVFEESADQAFDDGVQHALIVGDYKGAVAQCISANKMADALVIAHVGGASLWESTRDQYFRTNLSPYLKVVSAMVNNDLLSIVNTRPLKFWKETLALLCSFAQREEWTMLCDALALKLMNAGNTLAATLCYICAGNIDKTLEIWSRSLQTEHEGKSYVDLLQDLMEKTIVLVLATGQKQFSASLYKLVEKYAEILASQGLLTTAMEYLKLLGSDGLSPELVILRDRIAFSTEPEKEATGMAFESSQTQSAAIYGADQSNFGLVDSSQSYQQETAPLHMQPSGPSNPYGGNYQHPASSPYGGGYGAPTSYQPPNIFLPSQTTSQPNFPAPPVTTQPVVRPFIPATPAALKNVEQYHQPTLGSQLYPGATNPTYQPIRPGTGSAAPVTSQPSAFPGHRMPQEVAPTPPPRGFIPVNSGVVQRPGIGSMQPRSPTQAASAQPTVTPAAPPPTVQTVDTSNVPVHQKPVIATLTRLFNETSEALGGSRANATKKREIEDNSRKLGALFAKLNSGDISKNAAEKLVQLCQSLDNGDFSTALQIQVLLTTSEWDECNFWLNTLKRMIKTRQNVRLN
- the LOC122291798 gene encoding protein transport protein SEC31 homolog B-like isoform X3; the protein is MACVKGVDRLASVALAPDSPYMAAGTMAGAVDLSFSSSASLEIFKLDFQSDDWELPLIGESPSSERFNRLSWGKAAAGSASEQFSLGLIAGGLVDGTIDVWNPLALIRAEANENALVGHLLRHKGPVRGLEFNGITPNLLASGADDGEICIWDLANPTEPSHFPPLRGGNPAVQGEISFLSWNMVWDLKKQKQVISFSDSVRRRCSVLQWNPDFATHLVVASDEDTSPSVRLWDVRNVMSPLKEFTGHTKGIIAMAWCPVDSSYLITCAKDNRTICWDTVSGEIVCELPAGTNWNFDVHWYPKMPGVISASSFDGKVGFYNIEGCSRHGVGESEVGTAPLRAPKWCKRPVGVSFGFGGKLMWFCPRPSPAGVPAGGSEVYVLNLLTEDSLVSRSSEFETAIKNGDRSSLRVLCDKKSLKSEAEDDRETWSFLKVMFEDDGTARTKLLAHLGFSAPANEKECVQDALSQEVNALGLEDTVTEKVGSVGDTEATIFPADNGEDFFNNLPSPKTDTPLSTSRGNFAIVDTAHDSNQLQQEPNVFEESADQAFDDGVQHALIVGDYKGAVAQCISANKMADALVIAHVGGASLWESTRDQYFRTNLSPYLKFHSQVVSAMVNNDLLSIVNTRPLKFWKETLALLCSFAQREEWTMLCDALALKLMNAGNTLAATLCYICAGNIDKTLEIWSRSLQTEHEGKSYVDLLQDLMEKTIVLVLATGQKQFSASLYKLVEKYAEILASQGLLTTAMEYLKLLGSDGLSPELVILRDRIAFSTEPEKEATGMAFESSQTQSAAIYGADQSNFGLVDSSQSYQQETAPLHMQPSGPSNPYGGNYQHPASSPYGGGYGAPTSYQPPNIFLPSQTTSQPNFPAPPVTTQPVVRPFIPATPAALKNVEQYHQPTLGSQLYPGATNPTYQPIRPGTGSAAPVTSQPSAFPGHRMPQEVAPTPPPRGFIPVNSGVVQRPGIGSMQPRSPTQAASAQPTVTPAAPPPTVQTVDTSNVPVHQKPVIATLTRLFNETSEALGGSRANATKKREIEDNSRKLGALFAKLNSGDISKNAAEKLVQLCQSLDNGDFSTALQIQVLLTTSEWDECNFWLNTLKRMIKTRQNVRLN